From Candidatus Hydrogenedentota bacterium, the proteins below share one genomic window:
- a CDS encoding alpha-galactosidase, with protein sequence MAFLRCFAFSALIIAATPSANAENSVPFPVPHSRLATDAEMAEARAWLERWFDSAEPRPPFSFTYGGAGSPELLADWRLEHTQEILEGRQVRRLVWSNAAGFQVHCEAVSYANYPAIDWLVSFQNAGSADTPILENVRALDVSVPIGAGAAAVIHHARGSDCAYTDFAPLADTLAPGGSLALNSHGRGGDRGGLPSVEAMPFFNVETADSGILFALGWSAPWEARFEQTAPNELALQAGTEPIRAKLMPGEHIRTARIVMLFWQEGRLRAHNLWRRLLLDYYSPTPGGKPFTGLLADANWGSWMNAERHLEEIAWWNGHNLPMECYWVDAGWTDMSQGWEAHQSHQTPNKDLFPNGMKPLAEAAHSRGMKFLLWMVPGSVHPAVGIGKERPEWLGEPFTHKDYGGMVFYGLDHGKPDVNNWMIAHFSQVVGDFGVDVFRQDGGNLWPEDRDPDRQGMNRTKYIEGFYDFWDALLGRHPGLLIDNCAEGGRKIDIETIRRSIVLWRSDCQASGDFDPVSNQGFNYGLFHWLPLCGGAAPVSSLNPYAFRSAYCPAMLVGWPMTPVANLAGRWSTIDIDLLRKLLQEYVSVRPYLFGDFYPLTPYSIEHAQWVAWQFDRPDIGEGMLQAFRRPECKDETQTYPLHGLDPNDRYRLIDRDTAATVTLTGAELMSGGAPVSIPAAPGAALLTYRKEG encoded by the coding sequence ATGGCTTTCTTACGATGTTTCGCGTTTTCGGCTCTCATAATCGCCGCAACGCCATCGGCCAACGCGGAGAATTCCGTCCCATTTCCGGTACCCCATTCCCGGCTCGCAACGGACGCGGAGATGGCCGAGGCCCGCGCGTGGCTCGAACGATGGTTCGACTCCGCGGAACCGCGCCCTCCGTTCTCGTTCACGTACGGCGGCGCCGGTTCCCCCGAACTTCTCGCTGATTGGAGACTCGAACATACCCAGGAGATCCTCGAGGGGCGCCAAGTCCGCCGTCTTGTCTGGTCGAACGCCGCCGGGTTTCAGGTGCATTGCGAGGCCGTCAGCTACGCCAACTATCCCGCCATCGACTGGCTGGTATCGTTTCAGAACGCTGGTTCGGCCGATACGCCCATTCTCGAAAACGTGCGCGCGCTTGACGTGAGCGTGCCAATCGGCGCCGGAGCGGCCGCCGTCATACACCATGCGAGGGGCAGCGACTGCGCCTACACCGATTTCGCACCGTTGGCGGACACACTTGCTCCCGGCGGGAGTCTCGCCCTCAACTCGCACGGCAGAGGAGGCGACCGCGGCGGCCTCCCTTCCGTCGAAGCCATGCCCTTCTTCAACGTCGAAACCGCCGATAGCGGCATTCTGTTCGCGCTGGGATGGAGCGCTCCGTGGGAGGCCCGCTTCGAACAAACGGCCCCAAACGAACTCGCGCTCCAGGCCGGCACGGAACCCATACGCGCAAAGTTGATGCCGGGAGAACACATTCGCACCGCGCGCATCGTAATGCTGTTCTGGCAGGAGGGCCGCCTGCGCGCCCATAATCTGTGGCGGCGGCTTCTCCTCGACTATTATTCGCCCACGCCCGGCGGAAAACCGTTCACCGGGCTGCTTGCCGATGCCAACTGGGGCTCGTGGATGAACGCCGAACGGCACCTCGAAGAAATCGCCTGGTGGAACGGCCACAATCTGCCCATGGAGTGCTATTGGGTCGACGCCGGCTGGACCGATATGAGCCAGGGATGGGAGGCCCATCAGTCGCACCAGACGCCCAACAAAGACCTCTTCCCGAACGGGATGAAGCCGCTTGCCGAGGCCGCGCACAGCCGAGGCATGAAGTTCCTTCTCTGGATGGTGCCGGGCAGCGTTCACCCCGCCGTGGGCATTGGCAAGGAGCGTCCCGAGTGGCTCGGCGAACCGTTCACTCACAAAGACTATGGAGGCATGGTCTTTTACGGCCTCGACCATGGCAAACCCGACGTCAACAACTGGATGATCGCGCATTTCAGCCAGGTTGTCGGCGATTTCGGCGTCGACGTCTTCCGGCAAGACGGCGGTAACCTCTGGCCCGAAGATAGAGACCCCGACCGCCAAGGCATGAACCGCACCAAGTACATCGAAGGGTTCTACGACTTCTGGGACGCGCTGCTGGGGAGGCATCCCGGCCTTCTCATCGACAATTGCGCCGAAGGCGGGCGAAAGATCGACATCGAGACCATCCGCCGCAGCATCGTTCTGTGGCGCAGCGACTGCCAGGCCTCGGGCGATTTTGACCCCGTGTCGAACCAGGGATTCAACTATGGCCTGTTCCACTGGCTCCCCCTGTGCGGCGGTGCGGCGCCCGTTTCGAGTCTGAACCCCTATGCGTTTCGCAGCGCGTACTGTCCGGCCATGTTGGTCGGGTGGCCGATGACGCCGGTCGCCAACCTCGCCGGCCGATGGTCCACCATAGACATCGACCTGCTCCGCAAACTCCTGCAGGAATACGTGTCGGTCCGGCCGTACCTCTTCGGCGATTTCTATCCGCTCACTCCGTACAGCATCGAACATGCTCAGTGGGTCGCCTGGCAATTCGACCGGCCCGACATTGGCGAAGGGATGCTTCAGGCATTCCGCAGACCGGAGTGCAAAGACGAGACTCAGACCTATCCGCTCCACGGACTCGACCCGAACGACCGCTATCGCCTCATTGACCGCGACACGGCCGCAACCGTCACACTCACCGGCGCGGAACTCATGTCCGGCGGCGCTCCTGTATCGATCCCCGCCGCACCTGGGGCCGCACTCCTCACCTACCGGAAGGAAGGTTAG
- a CDS encoding hydroxyacid dehydrogenase: MPKPRTVVLLTREMQHKVFSEQHLARLGELVALVPADRDEITPDWQQSAMGGAEIIITGWGSHAISDAMLDAAPGLQLMCHSAGSIKHLVSETFAARGIRVTSAAPALAVGVAEYAFGLMLMSMKAVWACVAATNRGEWEREAVIDWICEPYGATVGIVAASNVGRELIRLCKTLSLESILLYDPFVSEEEAQRLGVERVPLEELMRRSDVVQLCAPNIPATHHMINAEMLALLRDKAVFINTSRGAVVDEAALVAELEKGRLLACLDVTDPEPPETGSPLYRLPNCILTPHIAGAVKQNIRRQGESVVEQIEAFAAGRPMPCEVALERLDVLA; this comes from the coding sequence ATGCCGAAGCCGCGAACCGTGGTGCTGCTTACGCGCGAGATGCAGCATAAGGTGTTTTCAGAACAGCACTTGGCTCGTCTCGGCGAGCTTGTAGCGCTGGTTCCTGCCGACCGCGATGAAATCACGCCGGACTGGCAGCAATCGGCCATGGGGGGCGCGGAAATCATCATCACGGGGTGGGGAAGTCACGCCATTAGCGACGCCATGCTCGATGCCGCCCCCGGATTGCAGCTGATGTGCCATTCGGCGGGGTCCATCAAGCATCTGGTATCGGAGACATTTGCCGCGCGGGGCATCCGGGTGACTTCGGCGGCCCCCGCACTGGCGGTGGGCGTCGCGGAATACGCGTTCGGGCTGATGCTGATGTCGATGAAAGCGGTTTGGGCCTGTGTCGCGGCGACGAACCGGGGCGAATGGGAGCGTGAAGCGGTAATCGATTGGATTTGCGAGCCGTATGGCGCCACGGTGGGCATCGTTGCGGCGAGCAACGTGGGGCGCGAACTGATCCGCCTCTGCAAAACGCTTTCTCTTGAGAGCATTCTGCTTTATGACCCGTTTGTGAGCGAGGAGGAGGCGCAGCGGCTCGGCGTGGAGAGGGTGCCGCTCGAGGAACTCATGCGGCGCTCGGACGTGGTGCAGCTGTGCGCGCCCAATATTCCCGCGACGCACCACATGATCAACGCGGAGATGCTGGCGCTGCTGCGGGATAAGGCGGTATTCATCAACACCTCGCGGGGCGCGGTGGTCGACGAGGCGGCGCTGGTCGCGGAACTCGAGAAGGGACGCCTTCTGGCGTGCCTGGACGTGACGGACCCCGAGCCGCCGGAAACGGGAAGCCCGTTGTACAGGCTTCCGAACTGCATACTCACGCCTCATATCGCGGGAGCGGTGAAACAGAACATCCGGCGGCAAGGGGAGTCGGTTGTCGAGCAAATCGAGGCATTTGCCGCGGGCAGACCTATGCCGTGCGAAGTGGCGCTCGAACGGCTGGATGTTCTGGCGTAA
- a CDS encoding beta-N-acetylhexosaminidase: MLFEVALSMWVLTAAEGEGAEQPVLIPLPAQMEAKPGRFGINAETAIVYDANAAGAEAAAGALAEYLRPPMQLPLPVRAGESPAASTIFFGSGEGLEQADGEGYRLTVTPEGVVIHARAAAGLFYGAQTLRQLLPPQAFAREAASSPAWSAPCVEIMDRPRFAWRGMMVDTARHFMPKEFLKKYIDVMAMHKFNRLHLHLTDDQGWRVEIKKYPKLTEVGAWRAETQVGKPRGGEYTFDGIRHGGFYTQDDIRELVAYAAARHVTLVPEIEMPGHAQAAIASYPELGCTGEQLPVRTRWGVNENVFNVEESTILFLQDVLSEVLELFPGEFIHIGGDECPKKQWKESPRVQERMRELGIETENAMQSWFIGRMDAFLTERGRRLIGWDEILEGGLAPGATVMSWRGIDGGIAAAKANHDVVMAPTTHTYFDYYQSKNESEPLAIGGFLPIERVYEFEPVPSQLSEMEARHILGAQAQMWTEYIKTPEYLEYMAFPRECAMAEVVWTLRERREFGGFMQRLRIHLERLAALGVNYRPLD, translated from the coding sequence ATGTTGTTTGAGGTGGCGCTTTCGATGTGGGTACTGACTGCGGCCGAAGGGGAAGGGGCGGAGCAGCCCGTTCTCATTCCGTTGCCGGCGCAAATGGAGGCCAAACCGGGCCGGTTCGGCATTAACGCGGAGACGGCAATTGTATACGACGCGAATGCTGCGGGGGCGGAAGCGGCGGCGGGCGCATTGGCGGAGTACCTGCGTCCCCCAATGCAACTCCCATTGCCGGTGCGTGCAGGGGAAAGCCCTGCTGCCAGCACGATCTTCTTTGGGAGCGGCGAGGGGCTTGAACAGGCGGACGGCGAGGGCTACCGTCTCACGGTAACGCCCGAGGGCGTGGTCATTCATGCGCGTGCAGCGGCGGGGCTGTTTTACGGCGCGCAGACGCTGCGCCAGCTCTTGCCGCCGCAGGCATTTGCGCGTGAAGCGGCAAGTTCCCCGGCATGGTCCGCGCCGTGCGTCGAGATCATGGACCGCCCCCGGTTCGCGTGGCGTGGAATGATGGTCGACACGGCCCGGCACTTCATGCCGAAGGAGTTTCTCAAGAAGTACATTGACGTGATGGCCATGCACAAGTTCAACCGTCTTCACCTGCATTTGACCGATGACCAGGGGTGGCGCGTCGAGATCAAGAAATATCCCAAACTTACCGAGGTGGGAGCCTGGCGCGCAGAGACGCAGGTGGGGAAACCCCGCGGGGGCGAGTACACGTTCGATGGGATAAGGCACGGCGGATTCTACACGCAGGACGATATCCGCGAGCTTGTGGCTTACGCCGCGGCACGGCACGTTACGCTCGTGCCTGAAATCGAGATGCCCGGGCACGCTCAGGCCGCCATCGCGTCGTATCCCGAGCTTGGCTGCACCGGCGAACAGCTTCCCGTGCGTACGCGTTGGGGCGTAAACGAAAACGTGTTCAATGTCGAAGAGAGCACTATACTGTTCTTGCAGGACGTGCTGAGCGAGGTGCTCGAGCTCTTCCCGGGCGAGTTCATTCATATTGGCGGGGATGAGTGTCCGAAGAAGCAATGGAAAGAGAGTCCGCGCGTGCAGGAGCGCATGCGCGAGTTGGGAATAGAAACCGAAAACGCGATGCAGAGCTGGTTTATCGGGCGCATGGACGCGTTTCTCACGGAGCGCGGGCGGCGGCTTATCGGTTGGGATGAAATCCTCGAAGGAGGCCTTGCGCCAGGCGCGACAGTGATGTCGTGGCGCGGCATCGACGGCGGGATTGCCGCGGCCAAAGCCAACCATGACGTCGTAATGGCCCCAACAACGCACACCTATTTCGATTATTACCAGTCCAAGAACGAGTCGGAGCCGCTGGCGATTGGGGGATTCCTGCCAATCGAGCGGGTATACGAGTTCGAGCCCGTGCCCAGCCAGCTTTCCGAGATGGAGGCCCGGCATATCCTTGGCGCGCAGGCGCAGATGTGGACGGAATACATCAAGACCCCCGAGTATCTGGAGTACATGGCATTCCCTCGTGAGTGCGCTATGGCAGAGGTGGTGTGGACGCTCCGGGAACGCAGGGAGTTCGGCGGGTTTATGCAGCGCCTGCGCATACACCTGGAACGCCTCGCAGCCCTAGGCGTAAACTACCGTCCCCTGGATTGA
- a CDS encoding heparinase II/III family protein: MTSISLLAAVLVCSGQVHWEHPAGIVTAETVSEVRERIQTMDWAAGMVASRKETLQRWLDIPSEELARVFPKTCGNVYHNFSCPDDRHRLTFDPFEPDTYTCPSCGKTYPADTDAGIYAKEDRYNGTMRDGWECLFYEQAGAVAATLGLLGRLEPDGPRYSGRGVEILMLYAQTIEGLKTDVADEPQHSRILTYHREGDNKVLNDLACAYELLRDAMTPEQRARFETVALKRMLDDIMLEPVYRYNHNNIYQWYRTVLQTALCLEREDLIDWSFGYGPYAPETQPEHVSIRRIIETHFKPDGAFWELCSGYHLYPMHSFCEMAVLTRNLSRMDPERFPPDRYDLTQPDSPGGRVIKNALEWFVSMAMPDRTMPVVGDSTISRSDMADYYTTAEVGYRFFNVLAVGDYARLREKQRSWDALLYGAPQIVQHDTPFTSSFLSSGWVSLRNEWQGNRVWAGLNALIQGGGHQHADRLTLVTYSQGELLALEKATPYNESTTRVLGRLTPSHNTVTVDMTSSVMGHALTPEQTPVVAHFFPAQTAKFAQLHGDRLYAQCSVYRRAVAIVEDVIVDCFDVQGGITHDWMVHHAGPAPVFSAEMAGGQFEPRDWLYNGTANIRQGAGDTLWDARWSVDGVTSRLAMLPAEGTEVFALETYPTDNALITEKDPPCQTLCARRKSDAPFVAVWDAWKEAPNLTSVSPGSGPKSVRIQTLSNVYYFVFGGEAQFPDGVSITTDGVFAVYRPSGGLMFAGGTRAAVSTPAGSLRVSSNAVASVAVEFASGEAAVEISGDIQYDTYGGVDHYREPPDVTVAVEGDLWRVERTVRRVL; encoded by the coding sequence ATGACAAGCATTTCGTTGCTGGCGGCAGTATTGGTCTGTTCCGGCCAGGTGCACTGGGAACATCCCGCCGGGATCGTCACGGCCGAGACCGTGTCGGAGGTGCGGGAGCGCATCCAGACCATGGACTGGGCCGCCGGGATGGTGGCGTCGCGCAAAGAGACGCTTCAGCGGTGGCTCGATATCCCGTCCGAGGAACTGGCGCGTGTCTTTCCGAAAACGTGCGGCAACGTCTACCACAACTTCTCGTGTCCGGACGACCGCCACCGGCTCACGTTTGACCCGTTCGAGCCGGACACGTACACGTGCCCCTCGTGCGGCAAGACCTATCCCGCGGACACCGATGCGGGCATTTATGCGAAAGAGGACCGGTACAACGGGACCATGCGGGACGGCTGGGAATGTCTGTTTTACGAGCAGGCGGGCGCGGTGGCGGCAACCCTGGGCCTGTTGGGGCGGCTTGAGCCGGACGGACCGCGGTATTCCGGGCGCGGCGTCGAGATCCTGATGCTCTATGCGCAGACCATCGAGGGCCTGAAAACGGACGTTGCCGACGAACCCCAGCATTCTCGGATTCTGACCTATCATCGCGAGGGAGACAACAAGGTCTTGAACGACCTGGCCTGCGCCTACGAGCTCTTGCGGGACGCCATGACGCCCGAGCAGCGTGCGCGGTTCGAGACAGTGGCTTTGAAGCGCATGCTGGACGATATCATGCTCGAGCCGGTCTACCGGTATAACCACAACAACATCTACCAGTGGTACCGGACCGTGCTGCAGACCGCGCTGTGCCTGGAACGCGAAGACCTTATCGACTGGAGTTTCGGGTACGGTCCCTACGCGCCCGAGACGCAGCCGGAGCACGTGAGCATCCGGCGCATCATTGAGACGCATTTCAAGCCCGACGGCGCGTTCTGGGAGCTGTGTTCGGGGTATCACCTGTACCCGATGCACTCGTTTTGCGAAATGGCGGTGTTAACGCGGAACCTGTCGCGCATGGATCCTGAGCGGTTTCCGCCGGACCGGTACGACCTCACGCAGCCGGACAGCCCCGGGGGCAGAGTCATCAAGAACGCGCTCGAGTGGTTCGTGTCGATGGCGATGCCGGACCGCACCATGCCGGTGGTCGGAGATTCGACCATCTCGCGGTCGGATATGGCGGATTATTACACTACCGCCGAGGTGGGATACCGGTTTTTCAACGTGCTCGCGGTGGGCGACTATGCGAGGCTGCGCGAGAAGCAGCGCAGTTGGGACGCGCTGCTCTACGGCGCGCCGCAGATCGTTCAACACGATACGCCGTTCACGAGTTCGTTCCTGTCGAGCGGGTGGGTATCGCTTCGCAACGAATGGCAGGGGAACCGCGTGTGGGCAGGTCTGAATGCTTTGATCCAGGGCGGCGGCCATCAACATGCCGACCGGCTTACGCTGGTGACCTATTCGCAGGGAGAGCTGCTCGCGCTCGAAAAGGCTACGCCATACAACGAGAGCACGACGAGGGTTCTCGGGCGGCTGACGCCGTCGCACAACACCGTCACCGTTGACATGACCTCCTCGGTAATGGGCCATGCTCTTACGCCCGAGCAGACGCCTGTCGTGGCGCATTTTTTCCCGGCGCAAACGGCGAAATTCGCCCAGCTCCACGGAGACCGCCTGTATGCGCAATGCAGCGTGTACCGGCGGGCGGTGGCTATCGTGGAAGACGTGATCGTGGATTGCTTCGACGTGCAGGGAGGGATTACCCACGACTGGATGGTCCATCACGCGGGGCCTGCTCCCGTATTCTCGGCCGAGATGGCGGGGGGGCAGTTCGAGCCCAGGGACTGGCTCTACAACGGCACGGCCAATATCCGCCAGGGGGCGGGCGATACGCTGTGGGATGCCCGCTGGAGCGTGGACGGCGTGACGTCCCGGCTCGCCATGTTGCCCGCCGAAGGAACCGAGGTCTTTGCGCTCGAAACCTATCCGACGGACAACGCTTTGATCACGGAGAAGGATCCGCCGTGCCAGACGCTATGTGCCCGGCGGAAGAGTGATGCGCCATTTGTGGCCGTGTGGGATGCCTGGAAGGAGGCGCCAAACCTGACCTCCGTATCGCCGGGAAGCGGGCCGAAATCCGTGAGAATCCAGACCTTATCGAATGTGTATTACTTCGTATTCGGGGGAGAAGCGCAGTTTCCCGACGGCGTGAGCATCACAACCGATGGGGTCTTTGCAGTCTATCGGCCTTCCGGAGGACTGATGTTTGCGGGGGGAACCCGCGCGGCGGTTTCGACGCCGGCCGGCTCGCTTCGTGTCAGTTCAAACGCTGTGGCATCGGTCGCCGTCGAATTTGCCAGCGGCGAGGCTGCCGTGGAAATTTCGGGCGATATCCAGTACGACACGTACGGCGGGGTGGACCATTACCGCGAACCTCCGGACGTTACGGTCGCGGTCGAGGGTGACCTTTGGCGGGTCGAGCGCACGGTGCGCCGCGTCTTGTAA
- a CDS encoding OB-fold nucleic acid binding domain-containing protein → MKRQFVEALQEGDRINDYFLAVRKDIRDQRNGGKFLGMVFKDKTGEIGGILWNNAVAVAKLFEVGDVVNVQGSVTSYQGRLQIRVDQVLPLRDGEYDLSDLSYVPEALDKTVAEFTAVMRTVKDEWLAKLVEAFLGDEAFMAAFSEAAAGKKWHHAYTGGLAQHCLELARLANALCAVFPNIDRDVLLTGILVHDVGKIAEMSHGMYVDYTTPGKLLGHLVIGADMVQERIRAIEGFPESLRLQVLHCVLSHHGELVNGSPVVPKTVEAMALHHLDNLDAQIDAFSRIVEEAKGRGQDWSEYIGLIERPIWTKEGE, encoded by the coding sequence ATGAAACGGCAGTTCGTAGAAGCCCTCCAGGAGGGCGACCGTATCAACGACTACTTCCTCGCTGTCCGGAAAGATATCCGAGACCAGCGCAACGGCGGCAAGTTCCTCGGCATGGTGTTCAAGGACAAGACCGGCGAAATCGGCGGCATTCTCTGGAACAACGCCGTCGCGGTTGCCAAATTGTTCGAGGTGGGCGACGTGGTCAATGTGCAGGGCTCGGTTACCAGTTACCAGGGCCGTCTACAGATCAGGGTCGACCAAGTACTTCCCCTGCGCGACGGAGAATACGACCTGAGCGATTTGTCGTACGTGCCGGAAGCGCTCGACAAGACCGTGGCGGAATTCACCGCCGTCATGCGGACCGTGAAAGACGAGTGGCTGGCCAAGCTCGTCGAGGCTTTTCTCGGCGACGAAGCCTTCATGGCCGCTTTTTCGGAAGCCGCCGCGGGCAAGAAGTGGCATCACGCCTACACCGGCGGCCTGGCACAGCATTGTCTTGAATTGGCCCGGCTGGCGAATGCCCTGTGCGCAGTGTTTCCCAACATCGACCGGGATGTGCTCCTGACGGGAATCCTGGTCCATGACGTGGGCAAGATTGCGGAAATGTCGCACGGCATGTACGTCGATTACACCACGCCGGGCAAGTTGCTCGGGCACCTGGTGATCGGCGCGGATATGGTTCAGGAGCGCATCCGCGCTATCGAGGGTTTCCCAGAATCCTTACGGCTGCAGGTGCTTCACTGCGTGCTCTCCCACCATGGCGAGCTGGTAAACGGCTCGCCGGTGGTACCCAAGACCGTTGAGGCCATGGCGTTGCACCATCTCGATAACCTCGATGCCCAGATCGATGCATTCAGCCGGATCGTCGAGGAAGCCAAAGGCCGGGGACAGGACTGGTCGGAATACATCGGGCTTATCGAACGGCCCATCTGGACAAAAGAGGGCGAATAG
- a CDS encoding pectinesterase family protein, producing MSRSSGIKRRSPIKSSTIATVICLAALCAAVTAAVSGCSRPSPEEHAAQGEPTPSHAASEQGPPARPAIPSERVTTVSEIEPMVRPSDEERAALRAPAQKALEEARTVGAGERAPEPFARGQEALDAAEKLLSEGKTEEARAEFGKAESLFVEARLAAQQALAENKEPLLESAQSEEAPAAEPPTTEALAPTPAEQAATTGTEAPAAAAPPAPPVVAVVEPTETVSEAPPPEETPPAATPVPEEPQGSPREDVLQAKLRAEAARDQATTRRTLQVAQTTLEAASKHMADAAEMEVSAPDDAKASYELAAELYGEAAKKTEAMTEAEEAAAKAKAAALEIRNQVTQEVRTLAQKEAVAGDTAWNAAEDADDAPEQAKALYELAQEEYAKALRVAAQRASEPEKTSAKAQERLAAAQARAQEAQSRITDEIRQYAQQQAAEADALFDLATQSAQHDPAKAAELFEQARGKYDDAAAAAQSAKRQEFVAKLREKGVVVSPDGAGGYATIGAAIGAVAPDTPIFIKPGVYKEAVVIDKPVALIGDGAVSEIRIESTNADCITIETSQAVVHGLTLRSSSSFDNRGVYTVYCAQGRLLIEYCDIATDSLSAVAVNGASTVPTIRGCNIHDSTQAGIFFYGGAQGIVENCEIAGNGLAGIQIKSGANPTVRQCKIRQSKGSGIFVNEGGAGIIESCDISQNALAGISIATAGNPTVRGCTIAKNRRYGVRAYEAGRGTVKDCAFSGNQPEDWFIGEDCEVTRINNKE from the coding sequence GTGTCTCGCTCATCCGGAATCAAACGACGTTCGCCCATCAAATCATCCACCATCGCGACGGTTATCTGTCTCGCGGCCCTGTGTGCCGCAGTAACAGCAGCGGTTTCGGGGTGTTCCAGACCATCTCCCGAAGAACACGCTGCGCAGGGAGAACCTACGCCGTCACATGCTGCGTCCGAACAAGGGCCGCCCGCGCGGCCCGCAATACCCTCGGAACGTGTTACGACGGTGTCGGAAATCGAGCCGATGGTCCGGCCCTCTGATGAAGAACGCGCGGCCCTGCGCGCCCCGGCGCAAAAGGCCCTTGAAGAGGCCCGCACGGTGGGGGCCGGCGAGCGCGCACCGGAGCCGTTCGCCCGGGGGCAAGAAGCCCTCGACGCGGCCGAGAAGCTGTTGTCCGAGGGCAAGACCGAGGAAGCCCGCGCGGAATTCGGCAAGGCTGAGTCGCTCTTTGTGGAAGCAAGGTTGGCCGCGCAGCAAGCCCTCGCGGAAAACAAGGAGCCCCTGCTCGAGAGCGCCCAGTCCGAGGAGGCGCCGGCCGCGGAACCTCCAACCACGGAAGCGCTCGCGCCAACGCCTGCCGAACAGGCCGCGACAACCGGAACAGAGGCTCCCGCCGCGGCCGCCCCTCCGGCCCCGCCCGTGGTGGCAGTGGTCGAGCCGACCGAGACCGTGAGTGAAGCCCCGCCTCCAGAAGAAACGCCGCCAGCCGCCACCCCGGTTCCCGAGGAACCTCAGGGCAGCCCCCGGGAAGATGTGCTGCAGGCAAAGCTGCGCGCGGAAGCTGCGCGCGACCAGGCGACAACCAGGCGCACGCTGCAGGTCGCGCAGACCACCCTCGAGGCCGCCAGTAAGCACATGGCCGACGCTGCCGAGATGGAAGTCTCCGCCCCCGACGATGCCAAGGCCTCCTACGAACTCGCGGCGGAGCTCTACGGCGAGGCTGCCAAAAAGACAGAGGCAATGACAGAGGCCGAAGAGGCTGCCGCAAAAGCAAAGGCAGCGGCCTTGGAAATCCGGAACCAGGTCACGCAAGAGGTACGTACCCTCGCCCAGAAAGAGGCCGTCGCGGGCGACACGGCATGGAACGCCGCCGAAGACGCGGACGACGCCCCCGAGCAGGCCAAGGCGCTGTATGAACTGGCCCAGGAAGAGTACGCCAAGGCTCTGCGCGTGGCCGCCCAACGCGCTTCCGAGCCCGAGAAGACTTCCGCCAAAGCGCAAGAGCGCCTTGCGGCGGCCCAAGCCCGCGCCCAGGAGGCGCAAAGCCGGATCACGGACGAGATTCGGCAGTATGCTCAACAGCAAGCCGCCGAAGCAGACGCGCTGTTCGACCTCGCCACGCAATCCGCGCAGCACGACCCAGCGAAAGCAGCCGAGTTGTTCGAGCAGGCCCGCGGCAAATACGACGACGCAGCCGCCGCGGCACAGAGCGCTAAACGGCAGGAATTCGTGGCAAAACTCCGCGAAAAGGGAGTTGTCGTGTCGCCCGATGGCGCCGGCGGCTATGCAACCATCGGAGCGGCAATCGGGGCCGTCGCACCTGATACCCCCATTTTTATCAAGCCGGGGGTATACAAGGAGGCCGTCGTTATCGATAAACCGGTTGCGCTCATCGGCGACGGCGCAGTAAGCGAGATTCGCATCGAAAGCACCAACGCCGATTGCATCACTATCGAGACCAGCCAGGCCGTAGTGCACGGTCTGACCCTCCGCAGTTCCTCGAGCTTCGACAACCGGGGCGTCTACACCGTCTATTGCGCTCAGGGACGTCTCCTCATCGAGTACTGCGATATCGCCACCGATTCGCTGTCCGCTGTCGCCGTCAATGGCGCGAGCACGGTCCCCACCATTCGCGGCTGCAACATCCACGACAGCACGCAGGCAGGCATCTTCTTCTACGGCGGAGCACAAGGCATCGTCGAGAATTGCGAGATCGCGGGCAACGGTCTCGCGGGCATACAGATTAAATCCGGCGCCAATCCGACGGTGCGCCAATGCAAGATCCGGCAAAGCAAGGGCAGCGGCATTTTCGTTAACGAAGGCGGCGCCGGCATCATCGAGTCGTGCGACATCTCGCAGAACGCCCTTGCGGGCATCTCTATCGCCACCGCAGGCAACCCCACCGTGCGAGGCTGCACCATCGCGAAAAACCGCCGCTATGGCGTGCGCGCATACGAAGCCGGCCGCGGCACGGTCAAGGACTGCGCGTTCTCGGGCAATCAGCCCGAGGACTGGTTCATTGGCGAAGACTGCGAGGTCACCCGCATCAACAACAAGGAATGA